The nucleotide window TAACAATAATTCATTTTATCCACCGGCCGGCGGAATGTGTGTGTGAATGTTACGTCAATTTGTGAAAGCTTGCAATTTATATCGAGAGCTGACGCGACATTGCCCACCGGGCCCACAGGCTGCCGGTGGTACCTCGACACGTGGCCGCACCGGGTTTTGGCGGCCAAGGACAAGAACAGACGCTTGGGATCTCTGTGGCCGCTGACGCATAGGAAGACGAaaacaaaggcaaaggcaaagctaAAGCTAAAGCCAAAACCAAGAGCTTCTTCTGAACGACGACGACGAGGAGAATCCCATCCCTGAACCCAGAAGATGACAGAAGACAACCCCTCTTATCGCACTATATAGCCAGGTAAATggactacctctctctctctctctctctctctctcttttaaagGTTCCTAGGAGATGGCACCAGTCACCTTGCCGCCAGGTTTTCGTTTCCATCCCACCGACGAAGAGCTCGTTGCATACTACCTCAAGAGGAAGATTAATGGATATAGATTTGAGCTGGAGATCATCCCCGAGGTTGATCTCTACAAGTGCGAGCCATGGGAATTACCAGGTATCTCTTTCCTTCCTATCTCAATTTTGTTAATTTGCTTGTTCTAATCTGGACTGCTTATTAGTTAGTTATTCCGCAGAATCCCTTTTCACTTTAATATTAATGATCAGCTATTGACCGATTATATTTTTGAGATGAGCTTGACAGATTATAAGCACAAACGAATATTCGATCACAAGATGCACCGACAGTATATGGAATTAGAGAACTTGGCCTCTTCAATATATCTAGCCAAGATCCTACTCCAATTCTTCAAGATTACCTTTCTAAAACATACCTATGATGTGCAACGCTCATCATTTGATCATAGAGTTCCATGCAACTGTCACTACTTTTAGCCCCTCATAATTATGTTCTCTTGCAGTATCTTCTTCAAGAAAAATCGTGAAAATTAAGACTTATttggaagaaaaataaaagaaacctGTTTTTTTCTCTCCAGATTAAATGCAAAAGTTGAATTTAATTGGAAGTTTAACTTATAAGACATTATTCCAAAGTTGGAAGCTATTTTGGACTTTGTCGAACTATCGTTTGGTTGGTTGCCTTTTCTAGACCTTGCTTTAAATTTCGTTTCTTGGAGCAACGCCATGCATTTTGAGAAACCACAAAGCTTATCGAGAAAGAAAGAAGCATGAACAGAGTTGGACTCTAGTCAAAAAGTAACAAGAAAAGCAGCATAGTCTTCAAGAAATGATGATCCCTCTTCTTGTGGGGCATTGCTAGGGCCCGACGAGGGGCATATCTAGGTTTTAGTGATGGTGTCCTTAATGTTGCTTAAAAGAAACTTATAGGATTACCTTTTATTCCTCCATGATCTAGCAAACGATACGTATTTGTAATAATAACCTTCTCATCTCCTCCGGGTCTATATTTCTGAATCTTGTTCCTTTCACCAGAGAAATCCTTTCTACCAAGCAAGGATCTtgagtggtacttcttcagcccCCGAGATCGTAAGTACCCCAATGGATCGAGGACAAACCGAGCAACTCGGGCTGGCTACTGGAAGGCCACAGGGAAGGACCGAAAAGTGAGCTTTCAAGGGCGTGCTGTCGGCACGAAGAAGACGCTTGTTTACTACAAGGGACGAGCACCGCGTGGCTCTCGGACACTCTGGGTCATGCATGAGTACCGTCTCGACGAGAAGGAAAGCGAAATGCCCTCCGGCTTGCAGGTACCGAGGCACTCATCCTCCTGCCTTTCTTCTGTGCTTCTCCACGTTTAAAGTCTGAAGTATGGATTTATGTCTTCATGGATCATTCAGGAGTCTTATGCTCTTTGTCGCGTATTCATGAAGAGTGCAACTGCTGGTGCTAAGATCATAGAGCATTATGGTTCACCTCGTGTAGAACAGTTGCAATGGAAGCCAGCTGATTCACACACAGCTGAGCTTTCTTCCGATAGAATTAAAATTGGTGAAGAATTTGGGAGCCGTGGTAGTCCTCCTTCTGAGACGCACTCTTCAGAGACCATTCAAGGATCGACGCTTGATGCGAGTGCTTCTGAGAATCGCCAGT belongs to Musa acuminata AAA Group cultivar baxijiao chromosome BXJ3-5, Cavendish_Baxijiao_AAA, whole genome shotgun sequence and includes:
- the LOC135637778 gene encoding NAC domain-containing protein 54-like, which produces MAPVTLPPGFRFHPTDEELVAYYLKRKINGYRFELEIIPEVDLYKCEPWELPEKSFLPSKDLEWYFFSPRDRKYPNGSRTNRATRAGYWKATGKDRKVSFQGRAVGTKKTLVYYKGRAPRGSRTLWVMHEYRLDEKESEMPSGLQESYALCRVFMKSATAGAKIIEHYGSPRVEQLQWKPADSHTAELSSDRIKIGEEFGSRGSPPSETHSSETIQGSTLDASASENRQWMQYLSEEAFATGPPFHDPACFPCTPRKIDIAIECARLQRRLTLPPLEMDDFSCNSLNDSKASLSGTSRGSASQVEILQEVLSVASATRDLINSSIYPNIFC